A single Melopsittacus undulatus isolate bMelUnd1 chromosome 11, bMelUnd1.mat.Z, whole genome shotgun sequence DNA region contains:
- the AATK gene encoding serine/threonine-protein kinase LMTK1 isoform X2: MLACLCCKKGDIGFKEFENAEGEDCVTELSAQGSPAPQHGPEVYVLPLTKVSLPMAKQPGRSVQLLKSADLGRQSLLYLKEIGHGWFGKVFLGEVNSGISSTQVVVKELKASASVQDQMQFLEEAQPYRALQHTNLLQCLAQCAEVTPYLLVMEFCPLGDLKGYLRSCRGAEAMTPDLLTLQRMACEVACGVLHLHRNNYIHSDLALRNCLLTADLTVKIGDYGLSHCKYKDDYFVTADQLWVPLRWIAPELIDEVHGNLLIVDQTKASNVWSLGVTIWELFELGSQPYDHYSDRQVLAYAIKEQQLKLPKPQLKLSLSERWYEVMQFCWLQPEQRPTAEEVHLLLSYLCAKGATEAEEEFEKRWNSMKPNGSSSASHHGPELSSFPLLEQFSADGFPSDGDDILTVMETSHGLNFEYKWEHTKTEHFQAPLGSLSPSSAARYHDLYYPATTTARLSLGVSPSCYECKPPGCPGLPAPGVVPILGAHSPSLGSEYYIRIEGPGDGGAELDYAMCTYSPAGERGPLRPPSCWRAQGARSGSTDGSDSSPTVSLSMEPLLGHAPSGDGSWECAEFYPCPGQEPSPGAEGYVLEEEPPRAGGQGWPGPGFQPRVFTDPLGVSPSVTCAYSPRGHGELRADPSGQSGARPDCVAVELGEDSPPSPPQAPGTGPISPRQPWASNSSSNNNIGSGSPEAAAGDSWCYRRMITFRGLMAKPLGTVPRGALGGSPPGHDFRRPWQDQPPGTAGGSSPCRSPSPRRQAWHSRDSSASARLQAAALAGSPAAPWGPATAPAGAQRDAPPEESADGSSPARSPLPRTAPAPGLEEAAAMAGTGTLNPGPPAEPAIDGSQPVPKASEVPALVPVEAAAKSAGWAASSADRTPDKTCSSASFPSTDEGSDEDTAELTSGVFTDFSGDFPERAEAAPSFKSLQKQVGTPDSLESLDIPSTGSSCEVCSPTAAFAPAGQAKALDSGYDTENNESPEFVLKEPHEPREPEPFSQLGKAAPGLPGGEGEGPAPETRLPTALGAELQSLAEKNPYRDSAYFSDYDAEAERGPKDEDSDGSRTPETEEGPHSPLKDIGRAPMPGEDPLHPPGAPGSPPAAPGAAMAVDMPVPGSLVGDWHRAEVGSTPVSPTGQAPGTEQRPAGTGLVPGSSLHPCGSVPHKTFLLTPVPASPGEPVSIGGTRVPEGIPGPGGATAGDEQTVPPAPGLGHLGLPPEGTGADDAPGGPSTLRPGDESPPGLSPLNPPRELHPAAPERREEPEEDEEDTEDSDESDEELRCYNIQEQSEESEEEPAAVPIVVAESQSGRNLRSLLKMPSLLSEAFCDDLERKKKAVSFYDDVTIYLFDQESPTRELAEQSFPEPPQPSGQPPDSSSPPSPADRLGASDDSSDGNASEESGGFEWDDDFPLMPVKPSLVASLTGPPAEPNPAVATLVPVQKQVLPIQFSRFTVSPAPVSRFSITHVSDSDMDSIGGSSEDGDRE; the protein is encoded by the exons ATGTTGGCCTGCCTGTGCTGCAAGAAGGGGGACATCGGCTTCAAG GAGTTTGAGAACGCCGAGGGGGAGGACTGCGTGACGGAGCTCTCGGCCCAGGGCTCGCCTGCCCCCCAGCATGGCCCCGAGGTCTACGTCCTGCCCCTCACCaaggtctccctgcccatggccaaGCAGCCGGGGCGCTCAG TGCAGCTCCTCAAGTCGGCGGACCTGGGGCGGCAGAGCCTGCTCTACCTGAAGGAGATCGGGCACGGCTGGTTCGGCAAG GTGTTCCTGGGCGAGGTGAACTCGGGCATCAGCAGCACTCAGGTGGTGGTGAAGGAGCTGAAGGCAAGCGCCAGTGTGCAGGACCAGATGCAGTTCCTGGAGGAAGCACAGCCCTACAG GGCCCTCCAGCACACCaacctgctgcagtgcctggcCCAGTGCGCCGAGGTCACCCCATACCTGCTGGTGATGGAGTTCTGCCCACTG GGTGACTTAAAGGGGTACCTGCGGAGCTGCCGGGGGGCTGAAGCCATGACCCCGGACCTGCTGACGCTGCAGAGGATGGCGTGTGAGGTGGCCTGTGGTGTCCTGCACCTGCACAGGAACAACTACATCCACAG CGACCTGGCTCTGCGGAACTGCCTGCTCACCGCAGACCTGACCGTCAAGATAGGAGACTACGGGCTCTCGCACTGCAAGTACAAA GATGACTACTTCGTGACGGCCGACCAGCTGTGGGTGCCACTGCGCTGGATCGCACCCGAGCTCATCGACGAGGTGCACGGCAACCTGCTCATCGTGGACCAGACCAAGGCCAGCAACGTCTG GTCGCTGGGTGTCACCATCTGGGAGCTGTTCGAGCTGGGCAGCCAGCCCTACGACCACTACTCTGACCGGCAAGTACTCGCCTACGCCAtcaaggagcagcagctcaagcTGCCCAAGCCCCAGCTGAAGCTCTCCCTGTCGGAGCGCTG GTACGAGGTGATGCAgttctgctggctgcagccGGAGCAGCGCCCCACGGCAGAGGAGGTCCATCTGCTGCTCTCCTACCTCTGCGCCAAAGGGGCAACGGAAGCGGAGGAGGAGTTCGAGAAGCGCTGGAACTCCATGAAGCCCAACGGCAGCTCCAGCGCCAGCCACCACGGCCCCGAGCTCTCCTCCTTCCCGCTGCTGGAGCAGTTCTCGGCCGACGGCTTCCCCTCGGATGGGGACGACATCCTCACCGTCATGGAGACCAGCCACGGCCTCAACTTCGAGTACAAGTGGGAGCACACCAAGACCGAGCACTTCCAGGCACCCTTGGGGtcgctgagccccagcagcgCCGCTCGCTACCACGACCTCTATTACCCGGCCACGACAACGGCGCGCCTGAGCCTGGGGGTCTCCCCCTCGTGCTACGAGTGCAAACCCCCCGGCTGCCCCGGGCTGCCGGCGCCCGGCGTGGTGCCCATCCTGGGCGCGCACAGCCCCTCGCTGGGCAGTGAGTACTACATCCGCATCGAGGGCCCCGGGGACGGCGGCGCCGAGCTGGACTACGCCATGTGCACCTACAGCCCCGCGGGCGAGCGGGGGCCCCTGCGGCCCCCGTCCTGCTGGCGAGCGCAGGGCGCCCGCAGCGGCAGCACCGACGGCTCCGACAGCAGCCCCACGGTCTCCCTCAGCATGGAGCCACTGCTGGGACACGCGCCCTCGGGAGACGGCTCCTGGGAGTGCGCCGAGTTCTACCCGTGCCCCGGGCAGGAGCCGTCCCCCGGGGCCGAGGGGTACGTGCTGGAGGAGGAGCCCCCCCGGGCGGGCGGGCAGGGCTGGCCCGGGCCCGGCTTCCAGCCCCGTGTCTTCACCGACCCCTTGGGGGTCTCGCCGTCGGTGACCTGCGCCTACAGCCCCCGTGGGCACGGGGAGCTGCGGGCGGACCCGTCGGGGCAGAGCGGGGCGCGTCCGGACTGCGTGGCGGTGGAGCTGGGCGAGGACAGCCCCCCGAGCCCCCCGCAGGCGCCGGGCACCGGCCCCATATCCCCGCGGCAGCCCTGGGCCTCCAACAGCTCCTCCAACAACAACATCGGCAGCGGGAGCCCCGAGGCGGCGGCCGGGGACAGTTGGTGCTACCGCCGCATGATCACCTTCCGCGGGCTCATGGCCAAGCCGCTGGGCACGGTGCCCCGCGGCGCGCTCGGGGGGTCTCCGCCGGGACACGACTTCCGCCGCCCGTGGCAGGATCAGCCCCCCGGTACCGCCGGCGGCTCCTCCCCGTGCCGCTCGCCCTCCCCGCGGCGTCAGGCCTGGCACAGCCGTGACTCATCAGCCTCGGCCCGcctgcaagcagcagctctggctggcAGCCCCGCCGCACCGTGGGGCCCCGCCACGGCCCCCGCAGGGGCCCAGCGCGATGCCCCCCCGGAGGAGAGCGCGGACGGGAGCAGCCCTGCCCGCAGCCCCCTGCCCCGCACCGCGCCTGCACCGGGGCTGGAGGAGGCCGCCGCCATGGCTGGCACCGGCACCCTGAACCCTGGCCCCCCCGCGGAGCCTGCCATAGACGGCTCCCAGCCCGTGCCCAAGGCTTCCGAGGTGCCTGCGCTGGTGCCCGTGGAGGCTGCTGCCAAGAGCGCCGGGTGGGCCGCGAGCAGCGCGGACCGGACACCGGACAAGACCTGCTCGAGCGCCAGCTTCCCCAGCACAGACGAGGGCAGTGACGAGGACACAGCCGAGCTGACCTCGGGCGTCTTCACTGACTTCTCCGGGGACTTCCCCGAGCGGGCAGAGGCGGCCCCGTCCTTCAAGTCCCTGCAGAAGCAGGTGGGGACGCCGGATTCCCTGGAGTCACTGGACATCCCATCCACGGGCAGCTCCTGCGAGGTGTGCAGCCCCACCGCCGCCTTCGCGCCCGCCGGACAGGCCAAGGCCCTCGACAGTGGCTACGACACCGAGAACAACGAATCCCCCGAGTTCGTCCTCAAGGAGCCCCACGAGCCGCGAGAGCCAGAGCCCTTCAGCCAGCTGGGGAAGGCAGCACCAGGGCTGCCGGGGGGTGAGGGCGAGGGTCCGGCCCCTGAAACGCGGCTCCCCACAGCCCTCGGGGCCGAGCTGCAGAGCCTGGCTGAGAAGAACCCATACCGCGACTCCGCGTACTTCTCCGACTACGATGCCGAGGCCGAGCGTGGCCCCAAGGATGAGGACAGCGATGGGTCCCGGACCCCAGAGACAGAGGAGGGTCCCCACTCCCCTCTTAAGGACATAGGGAGAGCCCCCATGCCGGGAGAGGACCCACTGCATCCCCCAGGGGCTCCCGGCAGCCCCCCAGCTGCGCCTGGTGCTGCCATGGCAGTGGACATGCCGGTGCCTGGGAGTTTGGTGGGGGACTGGCATAGGGCAGAGGTTGGGAGCACCCCGGTCAGCCCCACGGGGCAGGCACCTGGCACTGAGCAGCGTCCCGCTGGCACGGGGCTGGTGCCGGGCAGCTCCCTGCACCCCTGTGGCTCTGTGCCTCACAAGACTTTCCTCTTGACCCCGGTGCCAGCGAGCCCCGGGGAGCCAGTGTCCATCGGAGGGACCCGTGTGCCCGAGGGCATCCCTGGACCCGGGGGAGCCACAGCTGGGGATGAACAGACTGTGCCTCCCGCCCCGGGGCTTGGGCATCTGGGGCTGCCCCCCGAGGGGACAGGGGCAGACGATGCTCCGGGGGGCCCCAGCACACTGCGACCGGGGGATGAGTCACCCCCAGGCCTGTCCCCACTGAACCCCCCCCGGGAGCTGCATCCGGCAGCCCCTGAGCGCCGCGAGGAGCcggaggaggatgaggaggacaCAGAGGACAGCGATGAGTCCGATGAAGAGCTGCGCTGCTACAACATCCAAGAGCAGAGCGAGGAGAGCGAGGAGGAGCCGGCGGCTGTGCCCATCGTGGTGGCCGAGAGCCAGAGCGGCAGGAACCTGCGCAGCCTCCTCAAGATGCCCAGCCTGCTCTCCGAGGCCTTCTGCGACGACCTGGAGCGCAAGAAGAAGGCCGTCTCCTTCTACGATGACGTTACCATCTACCTCTTCGACCAG GAAAGCCCCACGAGGGAGCTGGCTGAGCAGAGCTTCCCAGAGCCCCCCCAGCCTTCGGGGCAGCCCCCCGACAGCAgcagcccccccagccctgcagaccGGCTCGGAGCCTCGGATGACTCCTCGGATGGCAATGCCTCAGAAGAGA GCGGTGGCTTTGAGTGGGACGATGACTTCCCGCTCATGCCGGTGAAGCCGTCGCTGGTGGCCTCTCTGACGGGGCCACCAGCGGAGCCCAACCCGGCTGTGGCCACGCTGGTGCCGGTGCAGAAGCAGGTCCTGCCCATCCAGTTCTCCCGGTTCACGGTCTCACCTGCTCCGGTGTCCCGGTTTTCCATCACCCACGTCTCCGACTCGGACATGGACTCCATAGGAG GCAGCAGTGAAGATGGTGACCGGGAGTGA
- the AATK gene encoding serine/threonine-protein kinase LMTK1 isoform X1, which produces MGRLSAAAAMAAALLSPSLAFSSHFDPDGTPLSELSWSSSLAVVAVSFSGLFTFIFLMLACLCCKKGDIGFKEFENAEGEDCVTELSAQGSPAPQHGPEVYVLPLTKVSLPMAKQPGRSVQLLKSADLGRQSLLYLKEIGHGWFGKVFLGEVNSGISSTQVVVKELKASASVQDQMQFLEEAQPYRALQHTNLLQCLAQCAEVTPYLLVMEFCPLGDLKGYLRSCRGAEAMTPDLLTLQRMACEVACGVLHLHRNNYIHSDLALRNCLLTADLTVKIGDYGLSHCKYKDDYFVTADQLWVPLRWIAPELIDEVHGNLLIVDQTKASNVWSLGVTIWELFELGSQPYDHYSDRQVLAYAIKEQQLKLPKPQLKLSLSERWYEVMQFCWLQPEQRPTAEEVHLLLSYLCAKGATEAEEEFEKRWNSMKPNGSSSASHHGPELSSFPLLEQFSADGFPSDGDDILTVMETSHGLNFEYKWEHTKTEHFQAPLGSLSPSSAARYHDLYYPATTTARLSLGVSPSCYECKPPGCPGLPAPGVVPILGAHSPSLGSEYYIRIEGPGDGGAELDYAMCTYSPAGERGPLRPPSCWRAQGARSGSTDGSDSSPTVSLSMEPLLGHAPSGDGSWECAEFYPCPGQEPSPGAEGYVLEEEPPRAGGQGWPGPGFQPRVFTDPLGVSPSVTCAYSPRGHGELRADPSGQSGARPDCVAVELGEDSPPSPPQAPGTGPISPRQPWASNSSSNNNIGSGSPEAAAGDSWCYRRMITFRGLMAKPLGTVPRGALGGSPPGHDFRRPWQDQPPGTAGGSSPCRSPSPRRQAWHSRDSSASARLQAAALAGSPAAPWGPATAPAGAQRDAPPEESADGSSPARSPLPRTAPAPGLEEAAAMAGTGTLNPGPPAEPAIDGSQPVPKASEVPALVPVEAAAKSAGWAASSADRTPDKTCSSASFPSTDEGSDEDTAELTSGVFTDFSGDFPERAEAAPSFKSLQKQVGTPDSLESLDIPSTGSSCEVCSPTAAFAPAGQAKALDSGYDTENNESPEFVLKEPHEPREPEPFSQLGKAAPGLPGGEGEGPAPETRLPTALGAELQSLAEKNPYRDSAYFSDYDAEAERGPKDEDSDGSRTPETEEGPHSPLKDIGRAPMPGEDPLHPPGAPGSPPAAPGAAMAVDMPVPGSLVGDWHRAEVGSTPVSPTGQAPGTEQRPAGTGLVPGSSLHPCGSVPHKTFLLTPVPASPGEPVSIGGTRVPEGIPGPGGATAGDEQTVPPAPGLGHLGLPPEGTGADDAPGGPSTLRPGDESPPGLSPLNPPRELHPAAPERREEPEEDEEDTEDSDESDEELRCYNIQEQSEESEEEPAAVPIVVAESQSGRNLRSLLKMPSLLSEAFCDDLERKKKAVSFYDDVTIYLFDQESPTRELAEQSFPEPPQPSGQPPDSSSPPSPADRLGASDDSSDGNASEESGGFEWDDDFPLMPVKPSLVASLTGPPAEPNPAVATLVPVQKQVLPIQFSRFTVSPAPVSRFSITHVSDSDMDSIGGSSEDGDRE; this is translated from the exons ATGGGCCGCCTCTCCGCCGCCGCTGCCATGGCGGCCGCGTTGCTCAGCCCCAGCCTCGCCTTCAGCTCCCACTTCGACCCCG ACGGCACCCCCCTTAGTGAGCTCTCCTGGTCCTCCTCGCTGGCCGTCGTGGCTGTTTCCTTCTCGGGGCTCTTCACCTTCATCTTCCTCATGTTGGCCTGCCTGTGCTGCAAGAAGGGGGACATCGGCTTCAAG GAGTTTGAGAACGCCGAGGGGGAGGACTGCGTGACGGAGCTCTCGGCCCAGGGCTCGCCTGCCCCCCAGCATGGCCCCGAGGTCTACGTCCTGCCCCTCACCaaggtctccctgcccatggccaaGCAGCCGGGGCGCTCAG TGCAGCTCCTCAAGTCGGCGGACCTGGGGCGGCAGAGCCTGCTCTACCTGAAGGAGATCGGGCACGGCTGGTTCGGCAAG GTGTTCCTGGGCGAGGTGAACTCGGGCATCAGCAGCACTCAGGTGGTGGTGAAGGAGCTGAAGGCAAGCGCCAGTGTGCAGGACCAGATGCAGTTCCTGGAGGAAGCACAGCCCTACAG GGCCCTCCAGCACACCaacctgctgcagtgcctggcCCAGTGCGCCGAGGTCACCCCATACCTGCTGGTGATGGAGTTCTGCCCACTG GGTGACTTAAAGGGGTACCTGCGGAGCTGCCGGGGGGCTGAAGCCATGACCCCGGACCTGCTGACGCTGCAGAGGATGGCGTGTGAGGTGGCCTGTGGTGTCCTGCACCTGCACAGGAACAACTACATCCACAG CGACCTGGCTCTGCGGAACTGCCTGCTCACCGCAGACCTGACCGTCAAGATAGGAGACTACGGGCTCTCGCACTGCAAGTACAAA GATGACTACTTCGTGACGGCCGACCAGCTGTGGGTGCCACTGCGCTGGATCGCACCCGAGCTCATCGACGAGGTGCACGGCAACCTGCTCATCGTGGACCAGACCAAGGCCAGCAACGTCTG GTCGCTGGGTGTCACCATCTGGGAGCTGTTCGAGCTGGGCAGCCAGCCCTACGACCACTACTCTGACCGGCAAGTACTCGCCTACGCCAtcaaggagcagcagctcaagcTGCCCAAGCCCCAGCTGAAGCTCTCCCTGTCGGAGCGCTG GTACGAGGTGATGCAgttctgctggctgcagccGGAGCAGCGCCCCACGGCAGAGGAGGTCCATCTGCTGCTCTCCTACCTCTGCGCCAAAGGGGCAACGGAAGCGGAGGAGGAGTTCGAGAAGCGCTGGAACTCCATGAAGCCCAACGGCAGCTCCAGCGCCAGCCACCACGGCCCCGAGCTCTCCTCCTTCCCGCTGCTGGAGCAGTTCTCGGCCGACGGCTTCCCCTCGGATGGGGACGACATCCTCACCGTCATGGAGACCAGCCACGGCCTCAACTTCGAGTACAAGTGGGAGCACACCAAGACCGAGCACTTCCAGGCACCCTTGGGGtcgctgagccccagcagcgCCGCTCGCTACCACGACCTCTATTACCCGGCCACGACAACGGCGCGCCTGAGCCTGGGGGTCTCCCCCTCGTGCTACGAGTGCAAACCCCCCGGCTGCCCCGGGCTGCCGGCGCCCGGCGTGGTGCCCATCCTGGGCGCGCACAGCCCCTCGCTGGGCAGTGAGTACTACATCCGCATCGAGGGCCCCGGGGACGGCGGCGCCGAGCTGGACTACGCCATGTGCACCTACAGCCCCGCGGGCGAGCGGGGGCCCCTGCGGCCCCCGTCCTGCTGGCGAGCGCAGGGCGCCCGCAGCGGCAGCACCGACGGCTCCGACAGCAGCCCCACGGTCTCCCTCAGCATGGAGCCACTGCTGGGACACGCGCCCTCGGGAGACGGCTCCTGGGAGTGCGCCGAGTTCTACCCGTGCCCCGGGCAGGAGCCGTCCCCCGGGGCCGAGGGGTACGTGCTGGAGGAGGAGCCCCCCCGGGCGGGCGGGCAGGGCTGGCCCGGGCCCGGCTTCCAGCCCCGTGTCTTCACCGACCCCTTGGGGGTCTCGCCGTCGGTGACCTGCGCCTACAGCCCCCGTGGGCACGGGGAGCTGCGGGCGGACCCGTCGGGGCAGAGCGGGGCGCGTCCGGACTGCGTGGCGGTGGAGCTGGGCGAGGACAGCCCCCCGAGCCCCCCGCAGGCGCCGGGCACCGGCCCCATATCCCCGCGGCAGCCCTGGGCCTCCAACAGCTCCTCCAACAACAACATCGGCAGCGGGAGCCCCGAGGCGGCGGCCGGGGACAGTTGGTGCTACCGCCGCATGATCACCTTCCGCGGGCTCATGGCCAAGCCGCTGGGCACGGTGCCCCGCGGCGCGCTCGGGGGGTCTCCGCCGGGACACGACTTCCGCCGCCCGTGGCAGGATCAGCCCCCCGGTACCGCCGGCGGCTCCTCCCCGTGCCGCTCGCCCTCCCCGCGGCGTCAGGCCTGGCACAGCCGTGACTCATCAGCCTCGGCCCGcctgcaagcagcagctctggctggcAGCCCCGCCGCACCGTGGGGCCCCGCCACGGCCCCCGCAGGGGCCCAGCGCGATGCCCCCCCGGAGGAGAGCGCGGACGGGAGCAGCCCTGCCCGCAGCCCCCTGCCCCGCACCGCGCCTGCACCGGGGCTGGAGGAGGCCGCCGCCATGGCTGGCACCGGCACCCTGAACCCTGGCCCCCCCGCGGAGCCTGCCATAGACGGCTCCCAGCCCGTGCCCAAGGCTTCCGAGGTGCCTGCGCTGGTGCCCGTGGAGGCTGCTGCCAAGAGCGCCGGGTGGGCCGCGAGCAGCGCGGACCGGACACCGGACAAGACCTGCTCGAGCGCCAGCTTCCCCAGCACAGACGAGGGCAGTGACGAGGACACAGCCGAGCTGACCTCGGGCGTCTTCACTGACTTCTCCGGGGACTTCCCCGAGCGGGCAGAGGCGGCCCCGTCCTTCAAGTCCCTGCAGAAGCAGGTGGGGACGCCGGATTCCCTGGAGTCACTGGACATCCCATCCACGGGCAGCTCCTGCGAGGTGTGCAGCCCCACCGCCGCCTTCGCGCCCGCCGGACAGGCCAAGGCCCTCGACAGTGGCTACGACACCGAGAACAACGAATCCCCCGAGTTCGTCCTCAAGGAGCCCCACGAGCCGCGAGAGCCAGAGCCCTTCAGCCAGCTGGGGAAGGCAGCACCAGGGCTGCCGGGGGGTGAGGGCGAGGGTCCGGCCCCTGAAACGCGGCTCCCCACAGCCCTCGGGGCCGAGCTGCAGAGCCTGGCTGAGAAGAACCCATACCGCGACTCCGCGTACTTCTCCGACTACGATGCCGAGGCCGAGCGTGGCCCCAAGGATGAGGACAGCGATGGGTCCCGGACCCCAGAGACAGAGGAGGGTCCCCACTCCCCTCTTAAGGACATAGGGAGAGCCCCCATGCCGGGAGAGGACCCACTGCATCCCCCAGGGGCTCCCGGCAGCCCCCCAGCTGCGCCTGGTGCTGCCATGGCAGTGGACATGCCGGTGCCTGGGAGTTTGGTGGGGGACTGGCATAGGGCAGAGGTTGGGAGCACCCCGGTCAGCCCCACGGGGCAGGCACCTGGCACTGAGCAGCGTCCCGCTGGCACGGGGCTGGTGCCGGGCAGCTCCCTGCACCCCTGTGGCTCTGTGCCTCACAAGACTTTCCTCTTGACCCCGGTGCCAGCGAGCCCCGGGGAGCCAGTGTCCATCGGAGGGACCCGTGTGCCCGAGGGCATCCCTGGACCCGGGGGAGCCACAGCTGGGGATGAACAGACTGTGCCTCCCGCCCCGGGGCTTGGGCATCTGGGGCTGCCCCCCGAGGGGACAGGGGCAGACGATGCTCCGGGGGGCCCCAGCACACTGCGACCGGGGGATGAGTCACCCCCAGGCCTGTCCCCACTGAACCCCCCCCGGGAGCTGCATCCGGCAGCCCCTGAGCGCCGCGAGGAGCcggaggaggatgaggaggacaCAGAGGACAGCGATGAGTCCGATGAAGAGCTGCGCTGCTACAACATCCAAGAGCAGAGCGAGGAGAGCGAGGAGGAGCCGGCGGCTGTGCCCATCGTGGTGGCCGAGAGCCAGAGCGGCAGGAACCTGCGCAGCCTCCTCAAGATGCCCAGCCTGCTCTCCGAGGCCTTCTGCGACGACCTGGAGCGCAAGAAGAAGGCCGTCTCCTTCTACGATGACGTTACCATCTACCTCTTCGACCAG GAAAGCCCCACGAGGGAGCTGGCTGAGCAGAGCTTCCCAGAGCCCCCCCAGCCTTCGGGGCAGCCCCCCGACAGCAgcagcccccccagccctgcagaccGGCTCGGAGCCTCGGATGACTCCTCGGATGGCAATGCCTCAGAAGAGA GCGGTGGCTTTGAGTGGGACGATGACTTCCCGCTCATGCCGGTGAAGCCGTCGCTGGTGGCCTCTCTGACGGGGCCACCAGCGGAGCCCAACCCGGCTGTGGCCACGCTGGTGCCGGTGCAGAAGCAGGTCCTGCCCATCCAGTTCTCCCGGTTCACGGTCTCACCTGCTCCGGTGTCCCGGTTTTCCATCACCCACGTCTCCGACTCGGACATGGACTCCATAGGAG GCAGCAGTGAAGATGGTGACCGGGAGTGA